From the genome of Miscanthus floridulus cultivar M001 chromosome 10, ASM1932011v1, whole genome shotgun sequence, one region includes:
- the LOC136484805 gene encoding dirigent protein 21-like: protein MKHGNGMLLQLALLISLLLAGVVVGGSAPTSTHLRFYMHDLVTPYPGSPATAVRVARGVTPLPTAPNLRFGDMFVIDDLLTEGPDAASRALGRAQGSYVFASQTELAPLLCVNMVLTAGPHNGSTVAVLGRDLILDKVDVRELPVVGGTSTLRGVTGYGEFRTHTLNATDGNAVLKIDMYLSLSV, encoded by the coding sequence ATGAAGCACGGCAACGGCATGCTGCTCCAGCTAGCACTACTCATCTCTCTGTTGCTCGCCGGCGTCGTCGTCGGCGGAAGCGCTCCGACGAGCACGCACCTCCGGTTCTACATGCACGACCTCGTGACGCCATATCCGGGGTCTCCGGCGACGGCGGTACGCGTGGCCAGGGGCGTGACGCCGCTGCCGACGGCCCCGAACCTCCGGTTCGGGGACATGTTCGTCATCGACGACCTGTTGACGGAAGGGCCCGACGCGGCGTCCCGCGCCCTGGGACGCGCGCAGGGGTCCTACGTGTTCGCGTCGCAGACGGAGCTGGCGCCGCTGCTCTGCGTCAACATGGTGCTCACGGCGGGGCCTCACAATGGCAGCACGGTCGCGGTGCTGGGCAGGGACCTCATCCTTGACAAGGTCGACGTCAGGGAGCTGCCCGTCGTCGGCGGCACCAGCACGTTGCGCGGCGTCACCGGGTATGGCGAGTTCAGGACCCACACCTTGAACGCCACCGACGGCAACGCCGTGCTCAAGATTGACATGTACCTGAGCCTGAGCGTGTAG